A genomic region of Balearica regulorum gibbericeps isolate bBalReg1 chromosome 8, bBalReg1.pri, whole genome shotgun sequence contains the following coding sequences:
- the MIER1 gene encoding mesoderm induction early response protein 1 isoform X1 — MAEPSVESSSPGGSATSDDHEFDPSADMLVHDFDDERTLEEEEMMEGETNFSSEIEDLNRESDMPIQELLSRYGYDGTIPLQEDDDDEDDEEEEEEGEDDDDVDNDDNSGCSGENKEETIKDSSGQEDETQSSNDDPAPSVASQDPQEIIRPRRCKYFDTNSEIEEESEEDEDYIPSEDWKKEIMVGSMFQAEIPAGICKYKENEKVYENDDQLLWNPDFLPEDKVIEFLNEASRRTGDEKGLDAIPEGSHIKDNEQALYELVKCNFDTEESLRRLRFNVKAAREELSVWTEEECRNFEQGLKVYGKDFHVIQANKVRTRSVGECVAFYYMWKKSERYDFFAQQTRFGKKKYNLHPGVTDYMDRLLDESESAASSRAPSPPPTTSNSSTSQSEREDSTTSNSNQNGVSANGPGEIPNKDEAKIEGLHVNGPTGGKKTPHTDLDTNGYETENLSVDPKLAHSASRNENDFEEKNERPLKRRRINSNGKESPGSSEFFQEANSHGKLEELETLDD; from the exons cctTCTGTTGAGTCTTCAAGCccag GAGGTTCAGCAACATCTGATGACCATGAATTTGATCCATCAGCTGATATGCTGGTGCATGACTTTGATGATGAACGGACAttagaagaggaggaaatgatGGAAGGAGAAACAAACTTCAGTTCTGAAATAGAGGATCTTAACAGG GAAAGTGATATGCCAATCCAGGAGCTACTGAGCCGTTATGGCTATGATGGTACCATTCCACTCcaagaagatgatgatgatgaagatgatgaagaggaagaggaggagggagaagatgatgatgatgttgatAATGATGACAACAGTGGCTGTAGCGGTGAAAACAAA GAGGAGACCATAAAAGATTCATCAGGTCAGGAAGATGAGACACAGTCATCTAATGACGACCCAGCACCATCTGTTGCTTCTCAAGATCCACAGGAGATAATTCGCCCTCGCCgatgtaaatattttgatacaA ATAGTGAAATAGAAGAGGAATCTGAAGAAGATGAAGATTATATTCCCTCAGAAGATTGGAAAAAG GAAATCATGGTGGGCTCTATGTTTCAAGCTGAAATTCCAGCTGGCATATGCAAAtacaaagagaatgaaaaag TGTATGAAAATGATGATCAGCTGCTGTGGAATCCTGACTTCTTACCAGAAGATAAAGTGATCGAGTTCCTAAATGAAGCATCAAGGCGTACGGGTGATGAGAAGGGCCTAGATGCAATTCCTGAAGGATCACATATTAAAGACAATGAACAG GCATTGTATGAACTGGTTAAGTGCAATTTTGATACTGAAGAATCGTTACGAAGGTTGAGATTTAATGTAAAAGCAGCCAGAG AAGAATTATCCGTTTGGACAGAAGAAGAATGTCGTAACTTTGAGCAAGGACTGAAAGTCTATGGCAAGGATTTTCATGTGATTCAGGCAAATAAG GTACGAACAAGATCGGTTGGTGAGTGTGTAGCATTTTATTACATGTGGAAGAAATCAGAGCGTTATGATTTCTTTGCGCAGCAGACCCgatttggaaagaagaaatacaatcTCCATCCTGGTGTAAC AGATTATATGGACCGTCTCCTGGATGAAAGCGAAAGTGCTGCTTCCAGTAGAGCTCCGTCCCCTCCTCCTACAACCTccaacagcagcaccagccagTCGGAAAGGGAAGACAGCACGACCAGCAACAGTAATCAGAACG GGGTGTCCGCTAATGGGCCAGGTGAGATACCAAATAAAGATGAAGCAAAAATTGAAGGATTGCATGTAAACGGACCTACCGGTGGCAAGAAAACACCTCACACGGATCTGGATACAAATGGGTATGAAACTGAAAACCTTTCTGTTGACCCAAAACTTGCTCATTCAGcttcaagaaatgaaaatgattttgaagaaaaaaatgagagacctctaaaaagaagaagaattaaCAGCAATGGAAAAGAGAGTCCAGGTTCTTCGGAGTTCTTCCAAGAAGCCAACTCGCATGGGAAGCTTGAAGAACTAGAAACTTTGGATGACTGA
- the MIER1 gene encoding mesoderm induction early response protein 1 isoform X2, whose translation MLVHDFDDERTLEEEEMMEGETNFSSEIEDLNRESDMPIQELLSRYGYDGTIPLQEDDDDEDDEEEEEEGEDDDDVDNDDNSGCSGENKEETIKDSSGQEDETQSSNDDPAPSVASQDPQEIIRPRRCKYFDTNSEIEEESEEDEDYIPSEDWKKEIMVGSMFQAEIPAGICKYKENEKVYENDDQLLWNPDFLPEDKVIEFLNEASRRTGDEKGLDAIPEGSHIKDNEQALYELVKCNFDTEESLRRLRFNVKAAREELSVWTEEECRNFEQGLKVYGKDFHVIQANKVRTRSVGECVAFYYMWKKSERYDFFAQQTRFGKKKYNLHPGVTDYMDRLLDESESAASSRAPSPPPTTSNSSTSQSEREDSTTSNSNQNGVSANGPGEIPNKDEAKIEGLHVNGPTGGKKTPHTDLDTNGYETENLSVDPKLAHSASRNENDFEEKNERPLKRRRINSNGKESPGSSEFFQEANSHGKLEELETLDD comes from the exons ATGCTGGTGCATGACTTTGATGATGAACGGACAttagaagaggaggaaatgatGGAAGGAGAAACAAACTTCAGTTCTGAAATAGAGGATCTTAACAGG GAAAGTGATATGCCAATCCAGGAGCTACTGAGCCGTTATGGCTATGATGGTACCATTCCACTCcaagaagatgatgatgatgaagatgatgaagaggaagaggaggagggagaagatgatgatgatgttgatAATGATGACAACAGTGGCTGTAGCGGTGAAAACAAA GAGGAGACCATAAAAGATTCATCAGGTCAGGAAGATGAGACACAGTCATCTAATGACGACCCAGCACCATCTGTTGCTTCTCAAGATCCACAGGAGATAATTCGCCCTCGCCgatgtaaatattttgatacaA ATAGTGAAATAGAAGAGGAATCTGAAGAAGATGAAGATTATATTCCCTCAGAAGATTGGAAAAAG GAAATCATGGTGGGCTCTATGTTTCAAGCTGAAATTCCAGCTGGCATATGCAAAtacaaagagaatgaaaaag TGTATGAAAATGATGATCAGCTGCTGTGGAATCCTGACTTCTTACCAGAAGATAAAGTGATCGAGTTCCTAAATGAAGCATCAAGGCGTACGGGTGATGAGAAGGGCCTAGATGCAATTCCTGAAGGATCACATATTAAAGACAATGAACAG GCATTGTATGAACTGGTTAAGTGCAATTTTGATACTGAAGAATCGTTACGAAGGTTGAGATTTAATGTAAAAGCAGCCAGAG AAGAATTATCCGTTTGGACAGAAGAAGAATGTCGTAACTTTGAGCAAGGACTGAAAGTCTATGGCAAGGATTTTCATGTGATTCAGGCAAATAAG GTACGAACAAGATCGGTTGGTGAGTGTGTAGCATTTTATTACATGTGGAAGAAATCAGAGCGTTATGATTTCTTTGCGCAGCAGACCCgatttggaaagaagaaatacaatcTCCATCCTGGTGTAAC AGATTATATGGACCGTCTCCTGGATGAAAGCGAAAGTGCTGCTTCCAGTAGAGCTCCGTCCCCTCCTCCTACAACCTccaacagcagcaccagccagTCGGAAAGGGAAGACAGCACGACCAGCAACAGTAATCAGAACG GGGTGTCCGCTAATGGGCCAGGTGAGATACCAAATAAAGATGAAGCAAAAATTGAAGGATTGCATGTAAACGGACCTACCGGTGGCAAGAAAACACCTCACACGGATCTGGATACAAATGGGTATGAAACTGAAAACCTTTCTGTTGACCCAAAACTTGCTCATTCAGcttcaagaaatgaaaatgattttgaagaaaaaaatgagagacctctaaaaagaagaagaattaaCAGCAATGGAAAAGAGAGTCCAGGTTCTTCGGAGTTCTTCCAAGAAGCCAACTCGCATGGGAAGCTTGAAGAACTAGAAACTTTGGATGACTGA